One Pricia mediterranea genomic window, AGAATGGCCTCACCTCTTTAGTAACGGATTTCCAAAATGCTTTTAATGATTTGAAGGAATATCAGGGCCAATTGGAAGATTGGATTTTCGGCTACTTCTCCTACGACCTTAAAAACGATGTGGAACAGTTGACCTCGGAAAATTACGACGGACTACATTTTCCGGACCTCTATTTTTTTCAGCCCAAGAAGATAATCCGAATTGCGGGGAATACCGTTGACTTTGTCTATTTGAATATGGTGGATGATGAAATCGAAGGGGATTTTGAAGAAATTACTGAAATAGGGCCGCTAGGGATGGACCAAGTGGGGCAGGGGTATGATCAGATCCAAGCTTCAGATGGGGCGCAGACTCTGGTCGGCAATTCAACTTCGAATGACATCCGTATAAAACTCCGTACCTCCAAGGATGACTATTTTAGCAGAATCAAAGCGCTGTTGGCCCACATCCACCGTGGAGATATTTACGAAGCCAATTTTTGTCAGGAGTTTTATGCCGAAAACACGACAATCGATGTCTTGAAGGCCTTTGATAAATTAAACGCAATCTCAAAGGCACCTTTTGCCGCTTTTCTAAAGATTCGTGATAAATTCTTGATGTCCGCTTCTCCGGAGCGCTACTTGAGAAAAAAGAGTGGGATTGCGATCTCACAGCCGATAAAAGGTACCGCGAAACGCTCCCCTGATCTTGAAACGGATGCAGCCTTAAAATTCAATTTGCAAAAGGATGCCAAAGAGCGGTCTGAAAACATCATGATCGTTGATTTGGTGCGCAACGACCTGTCCAAGAGTGCCGTTAAGGGCAGCGTTCGAGTACCGGAACTCTGCGAGGTTCATTCGTTTGCACAGGTGCATCAGTTGATTTCGACCGTCACCGCTGAAGTCCCAAAAGACAAAAACCCGGTAGAAATTATCGAGGAGACCTTTCCTATGGGCAGTATGACCGGGGCTCCCAAAATATCGGCCATGCGGATCATTGAAGCGCAGGAAGATTTTAAGCGGGGTCTCTACAGCGGGGCGGTGGGCTATTTCACTCCCGATGGCGATTTCGATTTTAATGT contains:
- a CDS encoding anthranilate synthase component I family protein translates to NGLTSLVTDFQNAFNDLKEYQGQLEDWIFGYFSYDLKNDVEQLTSENYDGLHFPDLYFFQPKKIIRIAGNTVDFVYLNMVDDEIEGDFEEITEIGPLGMDQVGQGYDQIQASDGAQTLVGNSTSNDIRIKLRTSKDDYFSRIKALLAHIHRGDIYEANFCQEFYAENTTIDVLKAFDKLNAISKAPFAAFLKIRDKFLMSASPERYLRKKSGIAISQPIKGTAKRSPDLETDAALKFNLQKDAKERSENIMIVDLVRNDLSKSAVKGSVRVPELCEVHSFAQVHQLISTVTAEVPKDKNPVEIIEETFPMGSMTGAPKISAMRIIEAQEDFKRGLYSGAVGYFTPDGDFDFNVVIRSILYNASEKYVSFAVGGAITAKSVPKKEYEECLLKAKAMREVLEE